In the genome of Patescibacteria group bacterium, one region contains:
- a CDS encoding Mur ligase family protein gives MISDFSKIKKVHFIGIGGIGISAVARMMSLEGKEITGSDRDESEVTQELKKERISVTIGQKAENIVAGIDLVIYTVAIPENNAELMKARELGIECITYPQALAIISKDKFTIAVSGTHGKTTTTAMIAKMLIDAGMDPTVIVGSILKDQKSNFIAGKSKYLVVEACEYKRSFLNLHPNILVITNIDDDHLDYYKDIEDIKSAFIELIGQVDSQGQVICDLELPHIGDVAKKAKAEVIDYELFGDINLELKVPGEHNLANAAAVLAVADVLKIPRADAKKSLEGFSGTWRRFEFKGETKNGALVYDDYGHHPTEVEATLSGARDLFPDKNITVVFQPHLYSRTKQHLTHFGTSFKNVTNVIIAPIYAAREPVDPSISSELLAQEISKSGVSAQAMNSFDEIEKHLNTLKKGDVIMTMGAGDIYKVGEKILAH, from the coding sequence ATGATATCTGATTTTTCAAAAATAAAAAAAGTCCACTTTATAGGTATTGGAGGTATCGGAATTTCTGCCGTGGCACGAATGATGAGTCTCGAAGGAAAAGAAATAACCGGTTCAGATCGCGATGAATCAGAAGTAACTCAGGAACTTAAAAAAGAAAGGATTTCAGTCACTATAGGTCAAAAAGCTGAAAATATTGTTGCAGGGATAGATCTTGTTATTTACACAGTGGCTATTCCAGAAAATAATGCAGAGTTGATGAAAGCACGAGAATTGGGTATAGAATGCATTACATATCCGCAGGCACTTGCAATCATTTCAAAAGATAAATTTACAATTGCTGTATCCGGGACTCATGGAAAGACTACAACAACAGCGATGATAGCGAAGATGCTCATTGATGCTGGAATGGATCCAACTGTTATTGTGGGAAGTATTTTGAAAGATCAAAAAAGTAATTTTATTGCAGGGAAAAGTAAGTATCTTGTTGTTGAAGCTTGTGAATATAAAAGATCATTTTTAAATTTACATCCAAATATTTTAGTAATTACAAATATAGATGATGATCATCTTGATTACTATAAAGATATAGAAGATATTAAATCTGCTTTTATTGAGCTAATTGGTCAAGTAGACTCACAAGGACAGGTAATATGCGATTTGGAACTTCCTCACATTGGTGATGTTGCAAAAAAAGCAAAGGCTGAAGTTATCGATTATGAACTTTTTGGTGATATCAATTTAGAGCTCAAAGTGCCAGGAGAACACAATCTTGCAAATGCTGCGGCAGTACTTGCAGTAGCAGATGTGTTGAAGATCCCACGTGCTGATGCTAAAAAATCTCTCGAAGGATTTTCAGGTACATGGCGACGATTCGAATTTAAAGGAGAGACTAAAAATGGTGCTTTAGTCTATGATGATTATGGTCATCATCCTACAGAGGTAGAAGCTACACTTTCAGGAGCCCGAGATTTATTTCCTGATAAAAATATAACAGTTGTTTTTCAGCCCCACCTCTATAGCAGAACAAAGCAACATCTCACTCACTTTGGCACATCGTTTAAGAATGTAACAAATGTAATCATAGCTCCTATCTATGCAGCTCGTGAACCAGTGGACCCAAGTATTTCTTCAGAACTTTTAGCTCAAGAGATTTCTAAGAGTGGAGTATCGGCACAAGCTATGAACTCATTTGATGAAATTGAGAAGCATCTTAATACGTTAAAAAAAGGTGATGTTATTATGACTATGGGTGCAGGAGATATCTACAAGGTTGGAGAAAAAATCCTAGCGCATTAA
- a CDS encoding putative glycoside hydrolase, with translation MNGSGKRNYAVIGLIALGLSFFMLVYIIVPFFARDTYNIGGVAATNSVEAETLKKLPEPEVVDEVEVEKVSHVSIPKAVKTIYMSSCVAGTRNFRNDLVKIADETEINSIIIDIKDYTGLLSFKPEDPMLADFVSDRCSVSDMKEFIKTLHDKNIYVIGRITVFQDPHYAKLYPELAVKRASDGGIWADQKGIHYLDPGSQKAWDHIVAISNASYAIGFDELNYDYIRFPSDGNMKDIAFPFSQNKPKQEVLESFFSYLHDKMKPTGVVTSADLFGMTTNNTDDLNIGQILERAMPYFDYIAPMVYPSHYPATFNGWKNPNDYPGELIKYVMDAAVQRTIATSSIFNIKGSTPIASTSPQLYTKPAYDKNKMRPWLQDFDYGGDYDVKEVKAQIEATYAAGLNSWMLWAPSNRYTQGALLPE, from the coding sequence ATGAATGGCTCGGGGAAAAGAAATTATGCAGTCATTGGACTCATTGCTTTAGGTCTAAGTTTCTTTATGCTCGTATACATAATTGTGCCTTTCTTTGCACGTGATACATACAACATAGGAGGTGTTGCTGCTACAAATTCTGTAGAAGCTGAGACTCTTAAAAAACTACCGGAACCAGAAGTTGTTGATGAGGTTGAAGTAGAGAAAGTATCACATGTGTCAATTCCAAAAGCTGTAAAAACTATCTATATGTCGAGTTGTGTGGCTGGTACACGAAACTTTCGAAATGATTTAGTAAAGATTGCTGATGAAACTGAAATTAATTCTATTATTATAGATATCAAAGATTACACAGGCTTACTTTCCTTCAAACCTGAAGATCCTATGCTTGCAGATTTTGTATCAGATCGATGCAGTGTCTCTGATATGAAAGAGTTTATTAAAACACTGCATGATAAAAATATTTATGTTATCGGCAGAATCACAGTGTTTCAAGATCCTCATTATGCAAAGCTTTATCCTGAGCTTGCCGTAAAGCGAGCGAGTGATGGGGGAATCTGGGCTGATCAAAAGGGAATTCACTATCTTGATCCAGGGTCTCAAAAAGCATGGGATCATATTGTTGCAATTAGTAATGCATCATATGCTATTGGATTTGATGAATTAAATTATGATTACATTCGTTTCCCCTCAGATGGAAACATGAAAGATATTGCATTTCCGTTTAGCCAGAATAAACCAAAGCAAGAAGTACTTGAGAGTTTTTTCTCGTATTTGCATGACAAAATGAAGCCAACGGGAGTTGTAACATCTGCTGATCTTTTTGGGATGACTACCAACAATACTGATGATTTAAATATTGGCCAGATTTTAGAACGAGCGATGCCCTATTTTGATTATATTGCACCTATGGTCTATCCATCACATTATCCAGCAACATTTAATGGCTGGAAAAACCCCAATGATTATCCCGGTGAACTTATTAAATACGTAATGGATGCTGCCGTACAAAGAACAATTGCCACTTCAAGTATCTTTAATATAAAAGGTTCAACTCCAATAGCTTCAACATCACCACAGCTCTATACAAAGCCTGCTTATGATAAGAACAAAATGCGTCCTTGGCTTCAGGATTTCGATTATGGAGGGGATTATGATGTAAAAGAGGTAAAGGCTCAAATAGAAGCCACCTATGCAGCTGGGCTCAATTCTTGGATGCTCTGGGCACCTTCAAATCGCTACACTCAAGGCGCACTTCTCCCAGAATAG
- a CDS encoding GtrA family protein: protein MHRILKFCLAGSIGAGTQLFFLYLFTDVFHIWYLQSGIYAFALSIVVSFILQKWWTFSHDPLNKINVEIGLYLANALINVVLNTLILYILVDILHAYYLVAQIIASLLIAVLSYFIYKHFIFRS from the coding sequence ATGCATAGGATTCTAAAATTTTGTTTGGCAGGTAGTATTGGGGCGGGAACACAGCTTTTCTTTTTATATCTGTTTACCGATGTTTTCCATATATGGTACCTACAGTCTGGTATCTATGCGTTTGCTCTATCAATTGTAGTGAGTTTTATACTTCAAAAGTGGTGGACATTCTCACATGATCCTCTAAACAAAATTAATGTTGAGATTGGGCTGTATCTAGCTAATGCACTTATTAATGTAGTTTTAAATACGCTCATCCTTTACATTTTAGTTGATATACTTCATGCTTATTATTTAGTAGCCCAAATTATTGCTAGTTTACTTATAGCTGTACTTAGTTACTTCATCTATAAACATTTTATTTTCCGTTCATGA
- a CDS encoding metal-dependent hydrolase, which yields MHADIGIGILISIFVTWLFGVDLTAWHIAAGIFFALLPDIDLIPGLSKLFGGHRGLTHQPLVYVPIILTAFLIGGLVWTLMLALGVATHLIHDTFWIGHGIAWLWPHSDKRYKFYAQDYKMIPGMGWIKFFYGRATIVSVSEAAVFIFSLSILYLYTL from the coding sequence ATGCACGCAGATATTGGCATTGGCATTTTAATCTCTATTTTCGTCACATGGCTTTTCGGAGTTGATCTTACCGCCTGGCATATTGCTGCCGGAATATTTTTTGCCTTATTACCTGACATTGATTTAATTCCTGGATTATCAAAACTCTTTGGTGGGCACAGGGGATTAACTCACCAGCCTTTAGTGTATGTACCTATTATCTTAACCGCATTTCTCATTGGAGGACTGGTATGGACGCTTATGCTTGCATTAGGAGTTGCTACACATCTTATTCACGATACTTTTTGGATAGGACACGGTATTGCGTGGCTATGGCCGCATTCTGATAAACGATACAAATTTTATGCTCAAGATTACAAAATGATTCCTGGTATGGGATGGATTAAATTCTTTTACGGAAGAGCAACTATTGTCTCCGTATCTGAAGCAGCAGTGTTTATCTTTTCTTTAAGTATTCTTTATCTTTATACTTTATAA
- a CDS encoding glycosyltransferase family 4 protein gives MRILITTGIFKPEPGGPATYTVELARRLSSAGHTVRVITYSDQSEYVFDKEFQFHLTRVVRRKNKLLNYIAYFSAVFKEARAYNFIYSMDWFSAGVPVMFVSWLTRKKYAVRVGGGYIWEKYLSEGRPPMTLKKFYEDRLYKEYKVLYFFIKRVLKSASFVVFNSDQQRELYQKHYGLKPEKITTINNPVPENRFANLVQTYKTSYADRDKEIVFVGRFIRMKNIDSALKAFALLKDKSFVFTLIGSGPIENELRELVRSLHLESRVQFLPTMGQADLYRRIANCYYVILPSWTDISPNQIYECMSLGIPFLLTKEHYLKLNKNDFLKVDPASVDDIAEKMNKLTIPHEYERFVASLSELHVDNTWNHVLVEHLRLYKKYF, from the coding sequence ATGAGAATTCTTATTACAACCGGAATTTTTAAACCAGAACCAGGAGGTCCTGCAACGTATACGGTTGAGCTAGCTCGACGTCTTTCTTCTGCAGGGCATACCGTGCGTGTAATCACATATTCTGATCAGTCGGAATATGTTTTTGATAAAGAATTTCAATTTCATCTCACGCGAGTTGTGCGGAGAAAAAATAAATTGCTCAACTATATAGCATATTTCAGTGCTGTATTTAAAGAAGCTCGAGCATATAACTTTATATACTCAATGGACTGGTTTTCTGCAGGAGTACCAGTAATGTTTGTGTCGTGGCTTACCCGTAAGAAATATGCTGTGCGAGTTGGGGGTGGATATATTTGGGAGAAATATCTTTCAGAAGGGCGTCCTCCTATGACACTTAAAAAGTTTTATGAAGATCGTTTGTACAAAGAATATAAAGTTCTCTATTTCTTTATTAAACGAGTGCTAAAATCTGCAAGCTTTGTAGTATTCAATTCTGATCAACAACGGGAATTATATCAAAAACACTACGGCCTAAAACCAGAAAAGATAACCACGATAAATAATCCAGTTCCTGAAAACAGATTTGCTAATCTCGTGCAAACATATAAAACGTCATATGCCGATAGAGATAAAGAAATAGTATTTGTTGGAAGATTTATTCGTATGAAGAATATTGATTCTGCACTCAAAGCATTTGCATTGCTTAAAGATAAAAGTTTTGTCTTTACACTTATCGGAAGTGGCCCAATAGAAAATGAATTAAGAGAACTAGTTCGATCATTACATCTTGAATCAAGAGTGCAATTCCTTCCTACTATGGGACAAGCTGATTTATACCGAAGAATTGCGAATTGCTATTATGTGATATTACCAAGTTGGACAGATATTTCACCCAATCAAATTTATGAATGTATGTCTCTGGGTATACCGTTTTTGCTAACAAAAGAGCATTATTTAAAACTCAATAAAAACGACTTCCTTAAAGTAGATCCAGCATCAGTGGATGACATTGCTGAAAAAATGAACAAGCTTACTATTCCTCACGAATATGAAAGATTCGTTGCTTCTTTGAGTGAGTTGCATGTAGATAATACATGGAATCATGTCCTTGTTGAACATTTACGACTCTATAAAAAATACTTTTAA
- the murD gene encoding UDP-N-acetylmuramoyl-L-alanine--D-glutamate ligase translates to MYTPGYFKGKKITVMGLGLLGRGVGDIRFFAEEGAELIVTDLKPESELRASLIELKHFKNITYVLGEHRLEDFRNRDFILKAASVPLDSEYITEARKNNIPIEMSTALFAALTPATIIGITGTRGKSTVTHLLYEVLQKANTSKVFLGGNVKGVSTLQFLREAKEGDIAVLELDSWQLQGFGERKISPHLAIFTTFYADHLNYYKGDMVAYLNDKSYIFKYQTEKDIFIMGDRVSDILTQKYKEDIHAQTIIARVDDIPQDWQIYMPGEHNKYNAAIVVAAARALQIPNDVIKKAIEDFKGISGRLEFIREYNGVKIYNDTTATTPDATIVGLQALRSSTNDPSTILIMGGADKNLDMSKLVQEISALTKKVILLSGTGSSRIAEDLKNALGDKLVSSDSLQHAVKLAVQCAQPGNTILLSPAFASFGMFTNEFERGESFNKLIRFL, encoded by the coding sequence ATGTATACTCCGGGATATTTCAAAGGAAAGAAGATTACTGTAATGGGGCTCGGACTCTTGGGCCGGGGTGTTGGAGATATAAGATTCTTTGCAGAAGAGGGTGCAGAACTTATTGTTACCGATCTTAAACCTGAATCAGAGTTGCGAGCAAGTTTGATCGAACTCAAGCATTTCAAAAATATTACATATGTATTGGGTGAACACCGGCTCGAAGATTTTCGCAATCGGGATTTTATTTTGAAGGCTGCAAGTGTACCTCTTGATTCTGAATATATAACCGAAGCGCGAAAAAATAATATTCCAATTGAGATGAGTACAGCTTTGTTTGCTGCTCTTACCCCAGCTACAATTATTGGTATCACAGGTACACGAGGTAAATCAACGGTTACCCATTTATTGTACGAAGTACTACAAAAGGCAAACACTTCAAAAGTCTTTTTGGGAGGCAATGTTAAAGGTGTTTCAACACTTCAGTTCCTACGGGAAGCTAAAGAAGGGGATATAGCAGTACTTGAATTGGATTCATGGCAGCTGCAAGGATTTGGAGAGCGAAAGATTAGTCCACATCTCGCAATATTTACTACATTTTATGCTGATCATCTCAATTATTACAAAGGCGATATGGTTGCATATCTCAATGATAAGTCATACATTTTTAAGTATCAAACTGAGAAAGATATTTTTATTATGGGCGATCGTGTGTCAGATATACTTACACAAAAATACAAAGAAGATATCCATGCACAAACTATCATTGCACGTGTAGACGATATTCCACAAGATTGGCAAATATATATGCCAGGGGAGCATAATAAATATAATGCAGCTATAGTTGTAGCAGCCGCGCGTGCATTACAAATTCCTAATGATGTTATAAAAAAAGCGATTGAGGATTTTAAAGGTATTTCTGGACGACTAGAATTTATACGTGAATATAATGGTGTAAAGATTTACAATGATACTACTGCTACCACTCCTGATGCCACCATTGTAGGGCTTCAAGCATTACGGTCATCAACTAATGATCCATCTACAATTTTAATTATGGGTGGTGCAGATAAAAATCTGGATATGAGTAAGCTCGTTCAAGAAATTTCAGCGCTCACAAAAAAAGTAATACTTTTATCAGGCACTGGGAGTTCACGAATAGCTGAAGATCTTAAAAATGCTTTGGGTGACAAGCTTGTGTCATCAGATTCACTTCAGCATGCTGTGAAATTAGCCGTTCAATGTGCGCAACCAGGCAATACTATTCTTTTAAGCCCAGCATTCGCTTCATTTGGTATGTTTACAAACGAATTTGAACGAGGGGAAAGCTTCAACAAACTTATTCGGTTTTTATAG
- a CDS encoding glycosyltransferase family 4 protein, with translation MKKKILIFSVAYHPFIGGAEVAVKEITDRLHEYEFDMVTLNLDGKQLPYERIGNIDVFRVGMKGRLSKLLFPFTAYYFANRRHRTEKYDATWSIMASFSGFAALFFKLIHPKIPFFLTLQEGDSLQHIKRQVGILYFLFKKIFKKADRIHAISQFLATFGKDMGATCPIVVIPNGVDTTVFMKTFSDAQLELVFKELGKEKGERLLITTSRLVAKNGIGDVIAAMALLPHSIKFAVIGIGPLEDTLRKQVADLKLTERVLFLGQKENVDLPKYLAVSDIFIRPSLSEGQGISFIEAMAAGIPVIATPVGGIPDFLEDRKTGLFCRVNDPQSIVESVTEILDNHELKEQIVQNAQDMAKNKYSWPLIVKRIDKEFLSS, from the coding sequence ATGAAAAAGAAAATTCTGATTTTTTCAGTTGCATATCATCCATTTATTGGGGGAGCAGAAGTTGCTGTTAAAGAGATTACCGACAGACTTCACGAATATGAGTTTGATATGGTTACTCTCAATCTTGATGGTAAACAATTGCCGTATGAACGAATAGGCAACATCGATGTCTTTAGAGTGGGAATGAAAGGTAGATTATCAAAATTATTATTTCCTTTTACTGCATACTATTTTGCAAATAGGCGTCATAGAACTGAAAAGTATGATGCCACGTGGAGTATCATGGCTAGTTTTAGTGGATTTGCAGCACTTTTTTTTAAACTAATTCATCCTAAAATACCATTCTTTTTAACACTTCAAGAAGGTGATTCACTGCAGCATATAAAAAGACAAGTAGGAATCTTGTACTTTTTGTTTAAGAAAATTTTTAAGAAAGCAGATCGTATTCATGCTATATCACAGTTCTTAGCTACATTTGGAAAAGATATGGGGGCAACATGTCCGATAGTAGTTATTCCAAATGGTGTTGATACCACAGTTTTCATGAAAACATTTTCCGATGCACAGTTAGAGTTAGTTTTTAAAGAATTGGGAAAAGAAAAAGGGGAAAGGCTGCTCATTACAACATCACGTCTTGTTGCCAAAAATGGCATTGGTGATGTTATAGCGGCGATGGCTTTACTACCACACTCAATAAAATTTGCTGTTATTGGTATCGGTCCACTTGAAGATACACTGCGCAAGCAAGTTGCAGATCTAAAACTTACAGAAAGAGTATTATTTTTAGGTCAAAAAGAAAATGTAGATCTTCCAAAATATCTTGCTGTTTCAGATATTTTTATACGACCTTCACTATCAGAAGGACAGGGGATATCGTTTATTGAAGCAATGGCAGCTGGTATTCCTGTGATTGCTACACCAGTAGGAGGAATCCCAGATTTCTTGGAAGATAGAAAAACAGGATTATTCTGTAGAGTAAATGATCCTCAAAGTATAGTTGAGTCTGTTACTGAGATTTTGGATAATCATGAGTTAAAAGAACAAATAGTACAAAATGCTCAAGATATGGCCAAAAATAAGTACAGCTGGCCACTCATAGTAAAGCGAATTGATAAGGAATTTCTTTCTTCATAA
- a CDS encoding glycosyltransferase, which produces MNVISIGTDRKIFEEGSAVRQRMIEYGALFDQLHIIVFAQSSLGLEAWRISNNVWVYPTNSFTKLLYMRDAGGLAQTIVKQRNLTAHNTVVTAQDPFETGSVAFGLRKKFGFPMQLQVHTELFNPQFLKQSFLNKHRVKMARSILPYAQEIRVVSNKIKQSIIKELKIPEQIIDVLPIYVDKTKYMPVVSRELIQKYPQYNFIILMASRLAPEKNISFALDVFKDVVIRFPQCGLVIVGEGPEEAALKKKIAKLGISDSVVFEPWQSNLAPYYKSAQAFFQVSSFEGYGMTLVEAGLSDLPIVTSDVGIAGDVLIDNKNAMVCPVGDHSCFVQKLSALVEDPLLRDRIRKNVAQDVAASLPQSHEDYVAKYKAYLEKAFPPNA; this is translated from the coding sequence ATGAATGTTATATCAATAGGTACTGATAGAAAGATATTTGAAGAAGGAAGCGCTGTGCGACAGCGAATGATCGAGTACGGTGCATTGTTTGATCAACTACATATCATTGTTTTTGCTCAGTCATCGTTGGGATTAGAAGCATGGAGAATCTCAAATAATGTATGGGTGTATCCGACAAATTCGTTTACTAAATTGTTGTACATGCGTGATGCTGGAGGTCTAGCGCAAACAATTGTCAAACAGCGAAATCTAACTGCTCACAATACTGTAGTAACAGCTCAAGACCCATTTGAGACAGGAAGTGTGGCATTTGGATTAAGAAAAAAATTTGGTTTTCCAATGCAACTGCAGGTTCATACAGAATTGTTTAACCCACAGTTTCTAAAGCAGTCTTTTCTCAATAAACATAGAGTAAAAATGGCTCGAAGTATTTTACCTTATGCTCAGGAAATTAGAGTGGTTTCAAATAAGATCAAGCAGTCTATTATAAAAGAACTCAAGATTCCCGAACAAATTATTGATGTTTTGCCAATATACGTTGATAAGACAAAATATATGCCAGTCGTCTCACGTGAGCTCATTCAAAAGTATCCTCAATATAATTTTATTATTTTGATGGCATCACGTTTAGCTCCTGAGAAAAATATATCTTTTGCATTGGATGTGTTTAAAGATGTTGTTATTCGATTTCCACAGTGTGGTCTTGTGATTGTGGGAGAGGGTCCAGAAGAAGCTGCCTTAAAAAAGAAAATTGCAAAACTTGGAATTAGCGATTCTGTAGTTTTTGAACCATGGCAATCAAATTTGGCACCGTACTACAAATCAGCACAAGCTTTTTTCCAGGTTTCGTCGTTTGAAGGTTATGGCATGACTCTTGTAGAAGCGGGACTTTCTGACTTACCAATTGTAACGTCCGATGTGGGAATAGCGGGAGATGTTTTAATTGATAATAAAAACGCTATGGTGTGTCCAGTAGGTGATCATTCATGCTTTGTGCAAAAGCTATCCGCATTGGTTGAAGATCCCTTATTACGAGACCGAATCAGAAAAAATGTGGCGCAAGATGTTGCCGCATCACTTCCACAAAGTCATGAAGATTATGTTGCAAAGTATAAAGCATACTTAGAGAAAGCTTTTCCGCCAAATGCATAG
- a CDS encoding type IV secretory system conjugative DNA transfer family protein has translation MNPDPITYFAETDMRNKRVPFGIKASDRTRHVYTIGKTGMGKSTLLENMAIQDIKNGEGIAFIDPHGKTADLLLEYIPQERIKDIIYFAPFDLEHPISFNVMEDVGHDRRHLVANGLMSAFKKIWVDAWSARMEYILNNIILALLEYPDSTLIGVNRMLADKDYRKKVVENVSDPSVKAFWLDEFAKYGERYMQEAGAAIQNKIGQFISNPVVRNIIGQSKSTFDIRKCMDDKKILIVNLSKGRVGEANANLLGSMLITKIYLAAMSRADASPSMLKRMPNFYLYVDEFQSFANESFADILSEARKYKLNLTIAHQYIEQMSEEVRAAVIGNVGTMIVFRIGSFDAEVLEKEFFPTFTKEDLVSIGQFQMYLKLMIDGVSSQPFSATGLPPIEKPVITFKEDIIKYSRTTFARPRAEVEEAIRKWHEPIIADDRKKLSTAEIKTNELKRLDNAPKAQSQPKSSNPNSVTAINSRETELRNAIRLNYLKNEPKPEKKEKPKKGPTPQNMSALRDALSSVLGTTITVQTQPAEAPAPTPAPIRIVEERKEQPKPVSQQPEQKREAPKEVPKEIPKEQPKAERKPEPTPFVSAKPKEIPEDVLRRILELDK, from the coding sequence ATGAACCCTGATCCAATCACATATTTTGCAGAAACAGATATGCGCAATAAGCGAGTTCCGTTTGGTATCAAAGCCAGCGATAGAACTCGTCATGTGTATACCATTGGAAAAACTGGTATGGGTAAATCTACGCTTCTTGAAAACATGGCTATTCAAGATATTAAGAATGGTGAAGGTATTGCTTTCATTGATCCTCACGGTAAAACTGCAGATTTGCTTTTGGAATATATTCCTCAAGAACGTATAAAAGATATTATTTACTTTGCGCCGTTTGATTTAGAACACCCAATTTCTTTTAATGTAATGGAAGATGTTGGGCATGATCGTCGACATCTTGTTGCCAACGGTCTCATGAGTGCCTTCAAAAAGATTTGGGTGGATGCATGGAGTGCTCGTATGGAATATATTTTGAACAATATTATTCTTGCTCTGTTGGAATATCCTGATTCTACACTTATTGGAGTTAACCGAATGCTTGCCGACAAAGACTATCGAAAGAAGGTAGTTGAAAATGTATCTGACCCATCAGTAAAGGCATTTTGGCTTGATGAGTTTGCAAAATACGGTGAACGATACATGCAAGAAGCAGGAGCTGCAATTCAGAATAAAATTGGTCAGTTTATTTCAAATCCAGTGGTGCGAAATATTATTGGTCAGTCTAAATCAACTTTTGATATTCGAAAGTGTATGGATGATAAGAAAATTCTTATCGTTAACCTTTCAAAGGGTAGAGTGGGAGAAGCAAATGCAAATCTTCTTGGTAGTATGCTTATTACCAAGATTTATCTTGCAGCAATGAGCCGCGCTGATGCATCGCCATCAATGCTCAAACGAATGCCAAATTTCTATTTGTATGTTGATGAATTTCAATCTTTTGCCAACGAGTCATTTGCAGATATTCTATCCGAAGCTCGAAAATATAAATTGAATCTTACTATTGCTCACCAATACATAGAACAAATGAGTGAGGAAGTACGAGCCGCAGTAATTGGTAACGTGGGTACCATGATCGTCTTTCGAATTGGATCATTTGATGCTGAAGTCTTAGAAAAAGAATTCTTTCCGACGTTTACAAAAGAGGATTTGGTGAGCATTGGTCAATTCCAAATGTACTTAAAACTTATGATTGATGGAGTATCATCGCAGCCATTTTCAGCTACCGGTCTGCCTCCCATAGAAAAGCCAGTTATTACGTTTAAGGAAGATATTATCAAATATTCACGTACTACCTTTGCTCGGCCACGAGCTGAAGTTGAAGAGGCAATTAGGAAATGGCATGAACCAATTATTGCTGATGATCGTAAAAAACTTTCTACCGCAGAAATTAAAACCAATGAGCTAAAGCGTCTTGATAATGCACCTAAAGCTCAATCTCAACCTAAATCTTCAAATCCAAATTCTGTTACAGCTATAAATTCTCGAGAAACAGAATTGCGAAATGCTATTCGGTTAAATTATCTCAAGAACGAACCTAAGCCTGAGAAAAAAGAAAAGCCAAAGAAGGGTCCAACTCCTCAAAATATGTCAGCACTTCGAGATGCGCTTTCATCAGTTCTTGGCACTACTATAACAGTGCAAACTCAGCCTGCTGAAGCTCCTGCACCTACTCCTGCGCCTATCAGAATAGTAGAAGAACGTAAAGAACAACCAAAGCCAGTCTCACAACAACCTGAGCAAAAGCGAGAGGCGCCTAAGGAAGTACCAAAAGAAATACCCAAAGAACAACCAAAAGCTGAACGAAAACCAGAGCCAACACCGTTTGTTTCTGCAAAACCAAAAGAGATTCCAGAAGATGTATTGCGACGAATTCTAGAACTCGATAAATAG